One part of the Anopheles merus strain MAF chromosome 3L, AmerM5.1, whole genome shotgun sequence genome encodes these proteins:
- the LOC121599930 gene encoding interferon-related developmental regulator 2-like — translation MALVESVKRSLRKGNEEERLWAVSVIPLLALQSETCADVPELVETFKPVMMGILTDVSSGNSNVRMKCCSILGMLCFIGEDERADEIVSLMKILQETIKIEPVPVSGDFQAVVLRSWTLLLTLLSPHKVLVHVKNGDLMSPRDLMAMLDSNHLDVRTASGETIALMHELLCQYDSSFLQEDLPDLLNTVRKLSTDAYRFQGKRGRKLQRITFRDVLLYLQEAVVPEMRIKFGDETLLLSSWMMHRRYDCLKDVLGMALNVHLEENALVRDLLKIGPKVERIVRRPGGRIEKEFRHSFDASKERSIARGKERDKRLFHLK, via the coding sequence ATGGCGCTCGTGGAGTCGGTGAAGCGTTCGTTGCGCAAAGGTAATGAAGAGGAACGGCTCTGGGCGGTGAGTGTCATTCCCTTGCTGGCACTTCAGAGCGAAACGTGCGCGGATGTGCCGGAGCTGGTGGAAACATTTAAGCCGGTGATGATGGGTATACTCACGGACGTTAGTTCGGGAAATTCTAATGTTCGGATGAAGTGTTGCTCGATACTGGGAATGCTCTGCTTTATCGGCGAGGATGAACGGGCTGATGAGATCGTGTCACTTATGAAGATCCTACaggaaacaattaaaatcgAACCCGTTCCAGTCAGCGGTGACTTTCAGGCAGTAGTGCTGCGTTCCTGGACACTACTTCTAACACTTCTCTCACCCCACAAGGTCCTGGTGCACGTAAAAAATGGCGACCTAATGTCGCCAAGAGATCTCATGGCAATGCTCGATAGCAACCATCTGGATGTACGCACAGCGTCGGGCGAAACGATTGCTTTGATGCATGAACTGTTGTGTCAGTATGATTCAAGCTTTCTTCAGGAAGACCTCCCCGATCTGCTCAACACTGTCCGCAAGCTGAGCACGGACGCGTACCGCTTCCAGGGGAAACGAGGCCGCAAACTTCAAAGAATCACATTCCGTGATGTGCTGCTGTACCTGCAGGAGGCCGTTGTACCGGAGATGCGCATTAAGTTTGGTGATGAAACGCTTCTCCTAAGCAGTTGGATGATGCATCGGAGGTATGATTGCTTGAAGGACGTGTTGGGAATGGCACTGAATGTACATCTGGAGGAGAATGCGCTGGTGCGTGACTTGTTGAAGATAGGTCCTAAGGTGGAAAGGATTGTGAGACGTCCTGGTGGGAGAATTGAGAAGGAGTTCAGACATTCGTTCGATGCCTCAAAGGAGCGCTCGATTGCACGTGGCAAAGAGCGTGACAAGCGACTGTTTCATTTAAAGTAA